One genomic window of Meles meles chromosome 3, mMelMel3.1 paternal haplotype, whole genome shotgun sequence includes the following:
- the LOC123938527 gene encoding H-2 class I histocompatibility antigen, Q10 alpha chain-like isoform X3 — translation MLLLLQLWRLVPESAAGTHSLHYHYLALSEPGPDLPQFLAVGYVDDQPFIHYDSRVDRAKPQALWMATVDAQYWETETQKQRAWAKVQQVETWTVMGYHNQSTGMHSTQRMFGCEIREDGHTHSFWQFGFDGQDHLSLDLETLSWVSAKPAATRTKSWWETERCYAEYDKAYLEGLCLVSLRRYLELGGQSLTRKEPPTVQVTRHTARDGSITLKCWARGFYPRDISLSWWLGEEELVLETEYVETRPSGDGTYQTWAAVQVPARTEDRYICHVQHSGLNHTLTVTWEAPPRQWITSAVVIPMLIFLLLTAGVLIFIKQYSQARNQESCKRAPGGVDPPVSPVRVEAAQLLC, via the exons ATGCTGCTGCTCCTGCAGCTGTGGCGCCTAGTGCCGGAGAGCGCGGCAG GGACACACTCTCTCCACTACCACTACCTGGCCCTGTCAGAGCCGGGCCCGGACCTTCCCCAGTTTCTGGCTGTAGGCTATGTGGACGACCAGCCCTTTATCCACTATGACAGTCGTGTGGACAGGGCCAAGCCCCAGGCCCTGTGGATGGCAACTGTGGACGCCCAGTACTGGGAGACAGAGACTCAGAAGCAGAGGGCCTGGGCAAAGGTGCAGCAGGTGGAGACGTGGACCGTGATGGGCTATCACAACCAGAGCACTG GCATGCACAGCACCCAGCGGATGTTTGGCTGTGAGATCCGGGAGGATGGCCACACCCACAGCTTCTGGCAGTTCGGCTTCGATGGGCAGGACCACCTGTCCCTGGACCTGGAGACTCTGAGCTGGGTGTCTGCTAAACCTGCGGCCACGCGGACCAAGAGCTGGTGGGAGACGGAGCGCTGCTACGCTGAGTACGACAAGGCCTACCTGGAAGGCCTCTGCCTCGTTTCCCTGCGCAGGTACCTGGAGCTGGGCGGCCAGAGCCTCACCCGGAAAG AGCCGCCCACGGTGCAGGTGACAAGACACACAGCCCGGGATGGTAGCATCACGCTGAAATGCTGGGCCCGCGGCTTCTACCCACGGGACATCTCATTGAGCTGGTGGCTGGGTGAGGAGGAGCTGGTGCTAGAGACTGAGTATGTGGAGACACGCCCCAGTGGAGATGGCACCTACCAGACATGGGCAGCCGTGCAGGTGCCAGCCAGGACGGAGGACCGGTACATTTGCCATGTGCAGCACTCTGGCCTGAACCACACACTCACTGTGACCTGGG aAGCACCCCCTCGTCAGTGGATAACCAGTGCTGTGGTTATCCCCATGTTGATCTTTCTCTTGCTGACGGCTGGAGTGCTGATCTTCATCAAGCAGTACTCTCAAG CCAGGAATCAGGAATCTTGCAAACGAGCCCCAG GTGGAGTGGACCCTCCAGTGAGCCCAGTGAGAGTGGAGGCTGCTCAGCTGCTCTGCTGA
- the TRIM52 gene encoding E3 ubiquitin-protein ligase TRIM52 isoform X4, translated as MAGNATTPNPVQTLQEEAVCAICLDYFKDPVSIGCGHNFCRGCVTQLWGKDDEEVREVEVDEWEEDEDDGVEGAIGGWDTSIREVLYQGNADEEVFQDQEDDELWVGDSGVRDNMDYVWDQEEEEEEDRDYYLEGLRQDLRIDVYPEEEILEEYDEDDQELYPDTHLHPPVPPRQFTCPQCRKSFTRRNFRPNLQLANMVQIIRQMCPTPSRGSWGNDQGICSKHQEALKLFCEVDEEAICVVCRESRSHKQHSVVPLEEVVQEHKEKKMEKLVKPCIPSVAATLRGN; from the coding sequence ATGGCTGGCAATGCCACGACTCCTAACCCCGTGCAGACCCTTCAGGAGGAAGCGGTGTGCGCCATCTGCCTGGATTACTTCAAGGATCCCGTGTCCATAGGCTGCGGGCACAACTTCTGCCGCGGGTGTGTGACCCAGCTGTGGGGCAAGGATGATGAGGAAGTCAGGGAAGTGGAGGTAGATGAATgggaggaggacgaggacgacGGCGTGGAGGGGGCCATCGGTGGATGGGACACCTCCATTCGAGAGGTTTTGTACCAGGGCAATGCCGATGAGGAGGTGTTCCAAGACCAAGAAGATGATGAACTCTGGGTTGGTGACAGCGGCGTCAGGGACAACATGGACTATGTGTGGgaccaggaggaagaggaggaggaggaccggGACTATTACCTGGAAGGCTTGAGACAGGACCTGAGAATTGACGTCTACCCAGAAGAGGAGATACTGGAAGAATACGACGAGGACGACCAAGAGCTGTATCCTGACACCCACCTGCATCCTCCAGTCCCTCCACGTCAGTTCACCTGCCCCCAGTGCCGAAAGAGCTTTACCCGTCGCAACTTTCGTCCCAACCTGCAGCTGGCCAACATGGTCCAGATAATTCGCCAGATGTGCCCCACTCCCTCTCGAGGAAGCTGGGGGAACGACCAGGGTATCTGCTCCAAACACCAGGAAGCCCTGAAGCTCTTCTGCGAGGTGGATGAAGAGGCCATCTGTGTGGTGTGCCGAGAATCCAGGAGCCACAAACAGCACAGCGTGGTGCCGTTGGAGGAGGTGGTGCAGGAGCATAAG
- the TRIM52 gene encoding E3 ubiquitin-protein ligase TRIM52 isoform X5 gives MAGNATTPNPVQTLQEEAVCAICLDYFKDPVSIGCGHNFCRGCVTQLWGKDDEEVREVEVDEWEEDEDDGVEGAIGGWDTSIREVLYQGNADEEVFQDQEDDELWVGDSGVRDNMDYVWDQEEEEEEDRDYYLEGLRQDLRIDVYPEEEILEEYDEDDQELYPDTHLHPPVPPRQFTCPQCRKSFTRRNFRPNLQLANMVQIIRQMCPTPSRGSWGNDQGICSKHQEALKLFCEVDEEAICVVCRESRSHKQHSVVPLEEVVQEHKMTATAITLVYASSS, from the coding sequence ATGGCTGGCAATGCCACGACTCCTAACCCCGTGCAGACCCTTCAGGAGGAAGCGGTGTGCGCCATCTGCCTGGATTACTTCAAGGATCCCGTGTCCATAGGCTGCGGGCACAACTTCTGCCGCGGGTGTGTGACCCAGCTGTGGGGCAAGGATGATGAGGAAGTCAGGGAAGTGGAGGTAGATGAATgggaggaggacgaggacgacGGCGTGGAGGGGGCCATCGGTGGATGGGACACCTCCATTCGAGAGGTTTTGTACCAGGGCAATGCCGATGAGGAGGTGTTCCAAGACCAAGAAGATGATGAACTCTGGGTTGGTGACAGCGGCGTCAGGGACAACATGGACTATGTGTGGgaccaggaggaagaggaggaggaggaccggGACTATTACCTGGAAGGCTTGAGACAGGACCTGAGAATTGACGTCTACCCAGAAGAGGAGATACTGGAAGAATACGACGAGGACGACCAAGAGCTGTATCCTGACACCCACCTGCATCCTCCAGTCCCTCCACGTCAGTTCACCTGCCCCCAGTGCCGAAAGAGCTTTACCCGTCGCAACTTTCGTCCCAACCTGCAGCTGGCCAACATGGTCCAGATAATTCGCCAGATGTGCCCCACTCCCTCTCGAGGAAGCTGGGGGAACGACCAGGGTATCTGCTCCAAACACCAGGAAGCCCTGAAGCTCTTCTGCGAGGTGGATGAAGAGGCCATCTGTGTGGTGTGCCGAGAATCCAGGAGCCACAAACAGCACAGCGTGGTGCCGTTGGAGGAGGTGGTGCAGGAGCATAAG
- the LOC123938527 gene encoding H-2 class I histocompatibility antigen, Q10 alpha chain-like isoform X2 — MLLLLQLWRLVPESAAESPWGLPVVADGPASLAKMVMAELADLKLENKPWPGGTHSLHYHYLALSEPGPDLPQFLAVGYVDDQPFIHYDSRVDRAKPQALWMATVDAQYWETETQKQRAWAKVQQVETWTVMGYHNQSTGMHSTQRMFGCEIREDGHTHSFWQFGFDGQDHLSLDLETLSWVSAKPAATRTKSWWETERCYAEYDKAYLEGLCLVSLRRYLELGGQSLTRKEPPTVQVTRHTARDGSITLKCWARGFYPRDISLSWWLGEEELVLETEYVETRPSGDGTYQTWAAVQVPARTEDRYICHVQHSGLNHTLTVTWEAPPRQWITSAVVIPMLIFLLLTAGVLIFIKQYSQGGVDPPVSPVRVEAAQLLC; from the exons ATGCTGCTGCTCCTGCAGCTGTGGCGCCTAGTGCCGGAGAGCGCGGCAG AGAGCCCCTGGGGATTGCCCGTGGTGGCTGATGGCCCAGCTTCCTTAGCGAAGATGGTGATGGCAGAACTAGCTGACCTGAAGTTAGAAAACAAGCCATGGCCTGGAG GGACACACTCTCTCCACTACCACTACCTGGCCCTGTCAGAGCCGGGCCCGGACCTTCCCCAGTTTCTGGCTGTAGGCTATGTGGACGACCAGCCCTTTATCCACTATGACAGTCGTGTGGACAGGGCCAAGCCCCAGGCCCTGTGGATGGCAACTGTGGACGCCCAGTACTGGGAGACAGAGACTCAGAAGCAGAGGGCCTGGGCAAAGGTGCAGCAGGTGGAGACGTGGACCGTGATGGGCTATCACAACCAGAGCACTG GCATGCACAGCACCCAGCGGATGTTTGGCTGTGAGATCCGGGAGGATGGCCACACCCACAGCTTCTGGCAGTTCGGCTTCGATGGGCAGGACCACCTGTCCCTGGACCTGGAGACTCTGAGCTGGGTGTCTGCTAAACCTGCGGCCACGCGGACCAAGAGCTGGTGGGAGACGGAGCGCTGCTACGCTGAGTACGACAAGGCCTACCTGGAAGGCCTCTGCCTCGTTTCCCTGCGCAGGTACCTGGAGCTGGGCGGCCAGAGCCTCACCCGGAAAG AGCCGCCCACGGTGCAGGTGACAAGACACACAGCCCGGGATGGTAGCATCACGCTGAAATGCTGGGCCCGCGGCTTCTACCCACGGGACATCTCATTGAGCTGGTGGCTGGGTGAGGAGGAGCTGGTGCTAGAGACTGAGTATGTGGAGACACGCCCCAGTGGAGATGGCACCTACCAGACATGGGCAGCCGTGCAGGTGCCAGCCAGGACGGAGGACCGGTACATTTGCCATGTGCAGCACTCTGGCCTGAACCACACACTCACTGTGACCTGGG aAGCACCCCCTCGTCAGTGGATAACCAGTGCTGTGGTTATCCCCATGTTGATCTTTCTCTTGCTGACGGCTGGAGTGCTGATCTTCATCAAGCAGTACTCTCAAG GTGGAGTGGACCCTCCAGTGAGCCCAGTGAGAGTGGAGGCTGCTCAGCTGCTCTGCTGA
- the TRIM52 gene encoding E3 ubiquitin-protein ligase TRIM52 isoform X3 translates to MAGNATTPNPVQTLQEEAVCAICLDYFKDPVSIGCGHNFCRGCVTQLWGKDDEEVREVEVDEWEEDEDDGVEGAIGGWDTSIREVLYQGNADEEVFQDQEDDELWVGDSGVRDNMDYVWDQEEEEEEDRDYYLEGLRQDLRIDVYPEEEILEEYDEDDQELYPDTHLHPPVPPRQFTCPQCRKSFTRRNFRPNLQLANMVQIIRQMCPTPSRGSWGNDQGICSKHQEALKLFCEVDEEAICVVCRESRSHKQHSVVPLEEVVQEHKLPPIKSLIVLQEGPDASIISTPFSVFSFEVAKDGSQKFF, encoded by the exons ATGGCTGGCAATGCCACGACTCCTAACCCCGTGCAGACCCTTCAGGAGGAAGCGGTGTGCGCCATCTGCCTGGATTACTTCAAGGATCCCGTGTCCATAGGCTGCGGGCACAACTTCTGCCGCGGGTGTGTGACCCAGCTGTGGGGCAAGGATGATGAGGAAGTCAGGGAAGTGGAGGTAGATGAATgggaggaggacgaggacgacGGCGTGGAGGGGGCCATCGGTGGATGGGACACCTCCATTCGAGAGGTTTTGTACCAGGGCAATGCCGATGAGGAGGTGTTCCAAGACCAAGAAGATGATGAACTCTGGGTTGGTGACAGCGGCGTCAGGGACAACATGGACTATGTGTGGgaccaggaggaagaggaggaggaggaccggGACTATTACCTGGAAGGCTTGAGACAGGACCTGAGAATTGACGTCTACCCAGAAGAGGAGATACTGGAAGAATACGACGAGGACGACCAAGAGCTGTATCCTGACACCCACCTGCATCCTCCAGTCCCTCCACGTCAGTTCACCTGCCCCCAGTGCCGAAAGAGCTTTACCCGTCGCAACTTTCGTCCCAACCTGCAGCTGGCCAACATGGTCCAGATAATTCGCCAGATGTGCCCCACTCCCTCTCGAGGAAGCTGGGGGAACGACCAGGGTATCTGCTCCAAACACCAGGAAGCCCTGAAGCTCTTCTGCGAGGTGGATGAAGAGGCCATCTGTGTGGTGTGCCGAGAATCCAGGAGCCACAAACAGCACAGCGTGGTGCCGTTGGAGGAGGTGGTGCAGGAGCATAAG CTGCCGCCGATAAAATCACTCATCGTTCTCCAAGAGGGACCAGATGCTTCTATCATCAGTactcctttttctgttttctcctttgaggTAGCTAAAGATGGCAGCCAAAAATTTTTCTGA
- the LOC123938527 gene encoding H-2 class I histocompatibility antigen, Q10 alpha chain-like isoform X1: MLLLLQLWRLVPESAAESPWGLPVVADGPASLAKMVMAELADLKLENKPWPGGTHSLHYHYLALSEPGPDLPQFLAVGYVDDQPFIHYDSRVDRAKPQALWMATVDAQYWETETQKQRAWAKVQQVETWTVMGYHNQSTGMHSTQRMFGCEIREDGHTHSFWQFGFDGQDHLSLDLETLSWVSAKPAATRTKSWWETERCYAEYDKAYLEGLCLVSLRRYLELGGQSLTRKEPPTVQVTRHTARDGSITLKCWARGFYPRDISLSWWLGEEELVLETEYVETRPSGDGTYQTWAAVQVPARTEDRYICHVQHSGLNHTLTVTWEAPPRQWITSAVVIPMLIFLLLTAGVLIFIKQYSQARNQESCKRAPGGVDPPVSPVRVEAAQLLC; encoded by the exons ATGCTGCTGCTCCTGCAGCTGTGGCGCCTAGTGCCGGAGAGCGCGGCAG AGAGCCCCTGGGGATTGCCCGTGGTGGCTGATGGCCCAGCTTCCTTAGCGAAGATGGTGATGGCAGAACTAGCTGACCTGAAGTTAGAAAACAAGCCATGGCCTGGAG GGACACACTCTCTCCACTACCACTACCTGGCCCTGTCAGAGCCGGGCCCGGACCTTCCCCAGTTTCTGGCTGTAGGCTATGTGGACGACCAGCCCTTTATCCACTATGACAGTCGTGTGGACAGGGCCAAGCCCCAGGCCCTGTGGATGGCAACTGTGGACGCCCAGTACTGGGAGACAGAGACTCAGAAGCAGAGGGCCTGGGCAAAGGTGCAGCAGGTGGAGACGTGGACCGTGATGGGCTATCACAACCAGAGCACTG GCATGCACAGCACCCAGCGGATGTTTGGCTGTGAGATCCGGGAGGATGGCCACACCCACAGCTTCTGGCAGTTCGGCTTCGATGGGCAGGACCACCTGTCCCTGGACCTGGAGACTCTGAGCTGGGTGTCTGCTAAACCTGCGGCCACGCGGACCAAGAGCTGGTGGGAGACGGAGCGCTGCTACGCTGAGTACGACAAGGCCTACCTGGAAGGCCTCTGCCTCGTTTCCCTGCGCAGGTACCTGGAGCTGGGCGGCCAGAGCCTCACCCGGAAAG AGCCGCCCACGGTGCAGGTGACAAGACACACAGCCCGGGATGGTAGCATCACGCTGAAATGCTGGGCCCGCGGCTTCTACCCACGGGACATCTCATTGAGCTGGTGGCTGGGTGAGGAGGAGCTGGTGCTAGAGACTGAGTATGTGGAGACACGCCCCAGTGGAGATGGCACCTACCAGACATGGGCAGCCGTGCAGGTGCCAGCCAGGACGGAGGACCGGTACATTTGCCATGTGCAGCACTCTGGCCTGAACCACACACTCACTGTGACCTGGG aAGCACCCCCTCGTCAGTGGATAACCAGTGCTGTGGTTATCCCCATGTTGATCTTTCTCTTGCTGACGGCTGGAGTGCTGATCTTCATCAAGCAGTACTCTCAAG CCAGGAATCAGGAATCTTGCAAACGAGCCCCAG GTGGAGTGGACCCTCCAGTGAGCCCAGTGAGAGTGGAGGCTGCTCAGCTGCTCTGCTGA
- the TRIM52 gene encoding E3 ubiquitin-protein ligase TRIM52 isoform X6, translating into MAGNATTPNPVQTLQEEAVCAICLDYFKDPVSIGCGHNFCRGCVTQLWGKDDEEVREVEVDEWEEDEDDGVEGAIGGWDTSIREVLYQGNADEEVFQDQEDDELWVGDSGVRDNMDYVWDQEEEEEEDRDYYLEGLRQDLRIDVYPEEEILEEYDEDDQELYPDTHLHPPVPPRQFTCPQCRKSFTRRNFRPNLQLANMVQIIRQMCPTPSRGSWGNDQGICSKHQEALKLFCEVDEEAICVVCRESRSHKQHSVVPLEEVVQEHKA; encoded by the exons ATGGCTGGCAATGCCACGACTCCTAACCCCGTGCAGACCCTTCAGGAGGAAGCGGTGTGCGCCATCTGCCTGGATTACTTCAAGGATCCCGTGTCCATAGGCTGCGGGCACAACTTCTGCCGCGGGTGTGTGACCCAGCTGTGGGGCAAGGATGATGAGGAAGTCAGGGAAGTGGAGGTAGATGAATgggaggaggacgaggacgacGGCGTGGAGGGGGCCATCGGTGGATGGGACACCTCCATTCGAGAGGTTTTGTACCAGGGCAATGCCGATGAGGAGGTGTTCCAAGACCAAGAAGATGATGAACTCTGGGTTGGTGACAGCGGCGTCAGGGACAACATGGACTATGTGTGGgaccaggaggaagaggaggaggaggaccggGACTATTACCTGGAAGGCTTGAGACAGGACCTGAGAATTGACGTCTACCCAGAAGAGGAGATACTGGAAGAATACGACGAGGACGACCAAGAGCTGTATCCTGACACCCACCTGCATCCTCCAGTCCCTCCACGTCAGTTCACCTGCCCCCAGTGCCGAAAGAGCTTTACCCGTCGCAACTTTCGTCCCAACCTGCAGCTGGCCAACATGGTCCAGATAATTCGCCAGATGTGCCCCACTCCCTCTCGAGGAAGCTGGGGGAACGACCAGGGTATCTGCTCCAAACACCAGGAAGCCCTGAAGCTCTTCTGCGAGGTGGATGAAGAGGCCATCTGTGTGGTGTGCCGAGAATCCAGGAGCCACAAACAGCACAGCGTGGTGCCGTTGGAGGAGGTGGTGCAGGAGCATAAG GCATAA